The following proteins are co-located in the Sporosarcina pasteurii genome:
- the pyrF gene encoding orotidine-5'-phosphate decarboxylase, whose translation MNHLPIIALDFHSAQEAFRFLEPFDGNVNVKVGMQLYYKEGPAIVEQLKLRGYNVFLDLKLHDIPNTVKLAMEVLAGHGADLVNVHAAGGRAMMEAALEGLDIGTPAGMTRPSIIAVTQLTSTDEQQMRSEQLINTSLKQSVLHYAKLTKKAGLDGVVCSVHEAAVIAERCGNEFLKVTPGIRLADSKTDDQKRIATPKIARISGSTHIVVGRAITNAIDPRAAYENITAQWEGLNDDE comes from the coding sequence ATGAATCACTTACCAATCATTGCACTCGATTTTCATAGTGCTCAAGAAGCGTTCAGATTTTTAGAGCCTTTTGACGGGAATGTGAACGTGAAAGTAGGCATGCAACTTTATTATAAAGAAGGTCCTGCAATTGTTGAACAGTTAAAGTTGCGTGGATACAATGTTTTTCTTGATTTGAAACTGCATGATATTCCAAATACGGTAAAGCTTGCGATGGAAGTGCTTGCTGGCCATGGAGCTGATCTCGTCAATGTTCATGCAGCAGGCGGACGAGCGATGATGGAAGCAGCGCTTGAGGGGTTGGATATAGGAACGCCGGCTGGAATGACTAGACCATCAATTATAGCCGTCACTCAGCTTACTTCAACTGATGAACAGCAAATGCGAAGTGAACAATTAATAAATACTTCATTGAAGCAATCAGTCTTGCATTATGCAAAGTTGACGAAAAAAGCTGGATTAGATGGAGTTGTTTGTTCAGTTCATGAAGCGGCCGTAATTGCTGAAAGATGTGGGAATGAATTTTTAAAAGTAACGCCGGGTATTCGTCTTGCTGACAGCAAAACAGATGATCAAAAAAGAATCGCAACACCCAAAATAGCAAGAATTTCAGGTTCAACACATATTGTTGTGGGACGTGCAATTACGAATGCGATTGATCCGCGAGCAGCTTATGAAAACATTACTGCACAATGGGAAGGGTTGAATGATGATGAATAA
- the pyrE gene encoding orotate phosphoribosyltransferase, whose protein sequence is MMNKKEIAKILLRVGAVELSPNEPFTWASGIQSPIYCDNRLTMSDPIGRKQIAEGLASLIREHYPETTVIAGTATAGIPHAAWVADILQLPMVYIRSSAKGHGRSRQIEGKTSAEDKAIIVEDLISTGGSSLNAAAALHAEGVQVTGVVSIFTYELEKADEAFGEEKLTYQSLTNFGALIEASKENGIIDDAAIASLLDWHGKLREGLL, encoded by the coding sequence ATGATGAATAAGAAAGAAATTGCAAAAATTTTACTTCGAGTCGGTGCAGTTGAATTGAGTCCAAATGAACCTTTTACATGGGCATCTGGCATTCAATCTCCAATTTATTGTGATAATCGTTTAACGATGTCGGACCCTATAGGCCGAAAGCAAATTGCGGAAGGATTGGCGAGCTTAATACGCGAACATTATCCAGAAACAACAGTAATTGCAGGGACAGCAACGGCTGGTATTCCCCATGCAGCTTGGGTTGCAGATATCTTGCAATTGCCAATGGTTTACATACGTTCGTCTGCCAAAGGGCATGGTCGTAGTCGCCAAATTGAAGGGAAAACCTCAGCGGAAGATAAAGCAATCATCGTTGAAGATTTAATTTCCACAGGGGGAAGCAGTTTAAATGCTGCTGCGGCACTTCATGCAGAAGGTGTGCAAGTAACAGGGGTTGTATCAATATTTACATACGAATTGGAAAAAGCGGATGAAGCTTTCGGTGAGGAAAAACTTACCTATCAAAGCTTAACGAATTTCGGCGCTTTAATTGAAGCGTCTAAAGAGAACGGCATAATTGATGATGCAGCGATTGCTAGTCTGTTAGACTGGCATGGGAAATTAAGAGAAGGTTTGTTGTGA
- the carB gene encoding carbamoyl-phosphate synthase large subunit, which produces MPKRTDIETILVIGSGPIVIGQAAEFDYAGTQACLSLKEEGYRVILINSNPATIMTDTEIADKVYIEPITLEFVSRIIRKERPDALLATLGGQTGLNMAIELHDSGILDELNIEILGTKLDAIHQAEDRDLFRTLMNELGEPVPESDIIHTIDEAYAFVERIGYPVIVRPAFTLGGTGGGICHNDEELEEIVANGLKSSPVTQCLLEKSIAGFKEIEYEVMRDSQDNAIVVCNMENVDAVGIHTGDSIVTAPSQTMTDREYQMLRNVSLKIIRALGIEGGCNVQLALDPHSFDYYIIEVNPRVSRSSALASKATGYPIAKLAAKIAVGLTLDEMKNPVTGTTYACFEPTLDYVVTKIPRWPFDKFESAKRNLGTQMKATGEVMAIGRTFEESILKAVRSLEMGFFDLSLKDGHTMDIDWIEKRIRRAGDERLFFIGEALRRGVSIETLHEWSMINEFYLRKFEKIINFEEKVKGNPFKEEVLYEAKRMGFADVSIAKLWNVTEKEIYQFRKEQGIVPVYKKVDTCAGEYESDTPYFYGTYEEENESVQTDKKSVVVLGSGPIRIGQGVEFDYATVHSVWAIQEAGYEAIIVNNNPETVSTDFSISDKLYFEPLTLEDVMNIIDLEQPEGVIVQFGGQTAINLAEGLEARGVKILGTSLEDIDRAENRNKFERALRDIQIPQPLGKTAVSVPEAVAIATEIGYPVLVRPSYVLGGRAMEIVYKEEELIYYMEHAVEASPEHPVLIDRYLTGTEIEVDAISDGENVLIPGIMEHIERAGVHSGDSIAVYPPQNLSQKHVQTITDYTTRLAQGLKIIGLLNIQYVISNDEVYVIEVNPRSSRTVPFLSKITNIPMANVATKAVLGQTLPSQGYSNGLAKVPEGVYVKVPVFSFEKLGRVDITLGPEMKSTGEVMGKDTTLEKALYKGLVAAGMKIKEYGSVLMTVSDKDKEEIVGMAKRFTEIGYRILATEGTANVLQAAGIRVDMVDKIGSEGPTLLDVIQKGEAQLVINTLTKGKQPERDGFRIRRQTVENGIPCFTSLDTANAMLRVIESMTFQAEPMASQQTQEVLV; this is translated from the coding sequence ATGCCTAAACGTACAGATATAGAAACTATTTTAGTAATCGGTTCGGGACCAATCGTGATTGGTCAAGCTGCAGAGTTTGATTATGCAGGTACACAAGCTTGTTTATCGTTAAAAGAAGAAGGTTATCGTGTCATTTTAATTAACTCAAACCCAGCTACCATTATGACGGATACAGAAATTGCGGACAAAGTGTATATAGAACCCATTACACTCGAATTTGTCAGTAGGATTATTCGAAAAGAACGTCCAGATGCACTGCTAGCGACACTGGGTGGTCAAACTGGGTTGAATATGGCGATTGAACTTCATGATTCAGGTATTTTAGACGAATTAAACATTGAGATTCTTGGTACAAAATTAGATGCAATCCATCAAGCGGAAGACCGAGATTTATTTAGAACATTAATGAATGAACTTGGTGAGCCGGTTCCTGAAAGTGATATTATCCATACAATTGATGAGGCGTACGCATTCGTAGAAAGAATCGGCTATCCGGTCATCGTTCGTCCTGCTTTTACATTAGGGGGAACGGGCGGTGGAATTTGTCATAACGATGAAGAACTTGAAGAAATCGTCGCAAATGGGTTGAAGTCAAGTCCAGTGACACAGTGTTTATTGGAAAAATCTATCGCAGGTTTTAAAGAGATTGAATATGAAGTCATGCGAGATAGTCAGGACAATGCCATCGTCGTTTGTAATATGGAAAACGTTGATGCAGTCGGCATTCATACAGGAGATTCCATTGTTACTGCACCGAGTCAAACAATGACAGATCGCGAGTATCAAATGCTACGAAATGTTTCCTTGAAAATTATTCGCGCACTTGGAATCGAGGGCGGTTGTAACGTTCAGTTAGCACTCGACCCTCATAGTTTTGATTACTATATTATTGAGGTCAACCCACGAGTGAGTCGTTCTTCGGCACTTGCGTCGAAAGCGACAGGCTACCCAATCGCGAAACTAGCAGCAAAGATTGCAGTCGGGCTTACATTAGATGAAATGAAAAACCCCGTAACAGGCACGACTTATGCTTGCTTCGAGCCGACACTTGATTATGTCGTGACAAAAATTCCGCGATGGCCATTTGATAAATTTGAATCTGCTAAGCGAAATCTTGGCACACAAATGAAGGCGACTGGAGAAGTAATGGCCATTGGTCGGACTTTTGAAGAATCCATTTTAAAAGCTGTTCGTTCATTAGAGATGGGATTCTTTGATTTATCTTTAAAAGATGGTCATACGATGGATATCGATTGGATTGAAAAAAGAATTCGACGTGCGGGGGATGAACGATTATTCTTTATTGGTGAAGCGCTTCGTCGAGGTGTTTCAATTGAAACGCTCCATGAATGGAGTATGATCAATGAATTCTACCTGCGTAAATTTGAAAAGATTATTAACTTTGAAGAGAAAGTAAAAGGCAATCCATTTAAAGAAGAAGTATTATATGAAGCAAAAAGAATGGGTTTTGCAGATGTTTCGATTGCAAAACTTTGGAATGTTACCGAGAAAGAGATTTATCAATTCCGTAAAGAGCAAGGAATCGTACCAGTTTATAAAAAGGTAGATACTTGTGCAGGCGAATATGAATCTGATACCCCTTATTTTTACGGGACGTATGAAGAGGAAAATGAATCTGTTCAAACGGATAAGAAAAGCGTTGTCGTGTTAGGTTCAGGTCCAATCCGAATTGGTCAAGGGGTTGAATTCGATTATGCGACAGTTCACTCTGTTTGGGCGATACAAGAAGCAGGGTATGAAGCAATTATTGTCAATAATAACCCTGAGACAGTTTCAACGGATTTCTCTATTTCAGATAAACTCTATTTCGAGCCGCTCACATTAGAAGATGTGATGAACATCATTGACCTTGAACAACCTGAAGGCGTCATTGTCCAATTTGGAGGACAAACGGCAATTAATTTAGCGGAAGGTTTAGAGGCTCGGGGTGTTAAAATATTAGGAACGTCGCTTGAGGATATTGACCGTGCAGAAAATCGTAATAAATTTGAGCGTGCTTTAAGAGACATTCAAATACCGCAACCGTTAGGAAAAACGGCAGTTTCGGTACCAGAGGCGGTCGCGATTGCAACAGAAATTGGGTATCCAGTATTGGTACGTCCTTCCTACGTACTTGGTGGGCGTGCCATGGAAATTGTTTATAAAGAAGAAGAGCTAATCTATTATATGGAGCATGCGGTGGAAGCGAGTCCTGAGCATCCGGTGTTAATTGACCGTTATTTAACAGGTACTGAAATAGAAGTAGATGCGATTAGTGACGGTGAAAATGTCTTAATTCCAGGCATTATGGAGCATATCGAACGTGCAGGGGTACACTCGGGTGATTCGATTGCTGTCTATCCGCCTCAAAATTTATCACAAAAACATGTTCAAACAATCACCGATTATACAACAAGATTGGCGCAAGGATTAAAGATTATCGGTCTACTCAATATTCAATATGTCATTTCGAATGATGAAGTGTATGTCATTGAAGTCAACCCACGTTCGAGTCGTACAGTACCTTTCTTAAGTAAAATTACGAATATACCAATGGCTAATGTTGCGACGAAAGCAGTCCTTGGTCAAACGTTACCAAGTCAAGGGTATTCGAATGGTTTAGCGAAAGTTCCGGAAGGCGTTTATGTAAAAGTTCCAGTATTTTCATTCGAAAAATTGGGGCGCGTAGACATTACGTTAGGACCGGAAATGAAATCGACAGGGGAAGTAATGGGGAAAGATACGACCCTAGAAAAAGCACTATATAAAGGACTAGTTGCTGCAGGCATGAAAATTAAAGAATACGGTTCTGTTCTCATGACCGTGTCAGATAAAGATAAAGAAGAAATTGTTGGCATGGCAAAGCGCTTTACCGAAATTGGTTACCGGATACTCGCGACTGAAGGCACAGCAAACGTACTGCAGGCAGCAGGGATCCGCGTAGATATGGTAGATAAAATTGGTTCTGAAGGACCGACGTTACTCGATGTGATTCAAAAAGGTGAAGCGCAACTTGTGATTAATACGTTAACAAAAGGCAAGCAACCAGAAAGAGATGGCTTCCGTATTCGCCGTCAAACAGTTGAAAATGGCATTCCTTGCTTTACATCATTAGATACGGCAAATGCAATGCTCCGAGTGATCGAATCTATGACATTCCAGGCGGAACCGATGGCTAGCCAGCAGACGCAGGAGGTCCTTGTATGA
- a CDS encoding catalase: MADERNVNENSKDEQLEQFRVDDKGKKLTTNQGLRVSEDEFSLKAGVRGPTLMEDFHFREKMTHFDHERIPERVVHARGFAAHGYFQVYENMQQFTRAKFLHNPSKKTPVFVRFSTVVGSRGSADTVRDVRGFATKFYTEEGNYDLVANNMPIFFIQDAIKFPDFVHSIKPEPDNEIPQASSAHDTLWDFVANNQETAHMMMWLMSDRAIPRSFRMMDGFGVHTFRFVNEAGKAHFVKFHWKPKLGVHSLVWDEAQKIAGEDPDFHRRDLWNNIEKGNYPEFELGVQIIKEEDEFMFDFDILDATKLWPEEDVPVQIIGKMVLNRNVDNAFAEIEQVAFHPGNVVPGIDFTNDPLLQGRLFSYIDTQLIRLGGPNFHELPINRPVVPIHNNQRDGYHRQTINIGKVSYHRNSLAGNTPAPASPAEGGFEHYQEKVEGRVVQARSDSFKDHFTQATLFWNSMTPIEKQHIIDAFRFELGKVKSMSVRQQVVDMFAHVSLELTTAFAEHIGIAPPQSGGSNVTKSSPALSQENTIKVPNTRTVAVIITNGYDDNEVNYVLGALKSAGIQPEIISENLGEIMGAGGTRLKVDHTLLTVDSVLFDAVYMVKGSSVSPKFNKKSAYFIDQAFNHYKPIGATGEGKEWIIVNGFEGQPGVVMSDNTSDFAQEFIDAIAAIRFWDRQIV; encoded by the coding sequence ATGGCTGATGAGCGCAATGTTAATGAAAATAGTAAAGATGAGCAGTTAGAGCAGTTTCGGGTTGACGATAAAGGCAAAAAACTGACGACCAATCAAGGATTAAGGGTGTCGGAGGATGAGTTTTCCTTAAAAGCTGGTGTACGTGGGCCGACTTTAATGGAAGATTTTCATTTCAGAGAAAAAATGACGCACTTTGATCATGAACGGATACCAGAGCGGGTTGTTCATGCACGCGGTTTTGCTGCGCATGGCTATTTTCAAGTGTATGAAAACATGCAGCAGTTTACGAGGGCTAAATTTTTGCATAACCCGAGTAAGAAAACACCAGTTTTTGTTCGCTTTTCAACTGTAGTAGGTTCGCGTGGTTCTGCAGATACAGTGCGAGATGTACGTGGTTTTGCAACGAAATTCTATACGGAAGAAGGAAATTATGACCTAGTTGCCAATAATATGCCAATCTTTTTCATTCAAGACGCTATCAAATTCCCGGATTTTGTTCATTCAATTAAGCCTGAGCCAGACAATGAAATTCCTCAAGCATCATCTGCCCATGATACTTTGTGGGATTTTGTTGCGAACAACCAGGAAACAGCTCATATGATGATGTGGCTGATGTCGGATCGTGCTATACCAAGAAGCTTCAGGATGATGGATGGATTTGGCGTTCATACTTTTCGTTTTGTTAATGAAGCCGGAAAAGCACATTTTGTAAAATTCCATTGGAAACCTAAACTCGGCGTACACTCTCTTGTTTGGGATGAAGCGCAAAAAATAGCTGGGGAGGACCCCGACTTTCATCGCCGTGATTTATGGAACAATATCGAAAAAGGAAATTATCCAGAGTTCGAACTAGGGGTTCAAATTATTAAAGAAGAAGATGAATTTATGTTCGATTTTGATATATTAGATGCGACAAAGTTATGGCCCGAAGAAGATGTGCCTGTACAAATTATCGGGAAAATGGTGTTGAATCGAAACGTAGATAATGCGTTTGCTGAAATTGAGCAAGTCGCTTTCCATCCAGGTAATGTTGTACCGGGAATAGATTTTACAAATGATCCGCTATTGCAAGGGCGTTTATTTTCCTATATCGATACCCAGTTAATTCGTCTAGGTGGCCCTAACTTCCATGAGTTGCCAATAAACAGGCCAGTGGTGCCTATCCACAATAATCAACGTGATGGATATCATCGACAAACGATTAATATTGGGAAAGTAAGTTATCATAGAAACTCCCTTGCAGGGAATACACCAGCACCGGCAAGCCCAGCAGAAGGCGGTTTTGAGCACTACCAAGAAAAAGTAGAAGGTCGGGTCGTACAGGCAAGAAGTGATAGTTTTAAAGACCATTTTACTCAAGCAACCCTCTTTTGGAATAGTATGACACCGATTGAAAAACAGCATATTATCGATGCATTTAGATTTGAACTTGGCAAAGTGAAAAGTATGTCTGTGAGACAGCAAGTGGTTGATATGTTTGCGCATGTCAGTTTGGAATTAACAACAGCATTTGCTGAACATATCGGAATTGCACCCCCTCAAAGCGGAGGGTCCAATGTCACGAAGTCATCACCGGCACTTAGCCAAGAAAATACAATTAAGGTTCCTAACACGCGTACGGTTGCGGTGATTATTACAAACGGATATGATGACAATGAAGTAAATTACGTGCTCGGTGCATTGAAATCAGCAGGTATTCAACCGGAAATCATTAGTGAAAACCTTGGAGAAATCATGGGAGCGGGTGGAACAAGGCTTAAAGTTGACCATACATTACTAACAGTTGACTCAGTGCTATTCGATGCTGTTTATATGGTAAAGGGTAGTAGTGTAAGTCCGAAATTTAATAAAAAATCTGCTTATTTTATTGACCAGGCTTTCAATCATTATAAACCAATCGGTGCTACTGGTGAAGGGAAAGAGTGGATCATTGTTAATGGTTTTGAAGGTCAGCCAGGCGTTGTGATGTCCGATAATACGAGCGATTTTGCACAGGAATTTATTGACGCAATTGCAGCCATACGTTTTTGGGACCGTCAGATTGTTTAA
- a CDS encoding NFACT family protein encodes MAFDGLFTTAMVNELQVLQDGRISRIHQPNGHEVILTIRSKGKNYRLLASIHPSYSRIHFTEEAITNPPEPPMFCMVLRKHLEGGFITSVEQFETDRIITMSIRAKNEIGDDIDRKLYIEIMGRHSNIILVDPAREMIIDSLKHLPPSVNSYRTVLPGQPYIPAPPQDKNNPFATSEEQFVSLLPSIETGRDFVRTFSGFSPINGEELFHRLQGANDENPYAVFKSFLASFNTISCNPNIAEKANRTVFSATTLSHADKTIAEFNTVSELLDKVYFERAKRERVRSQAADLERWLNNEITKLKTKMVKLEKEQKSAGKLDTYQLYGELLTANGHAIQKGATEATVDNYYEQGTQITIPLDPQKSAFENAQRFFSRYTKAKNALVMIAEQLEITKDDIEYFEMVKQQVLQASPDDIAEIREELYELGYMKSRSKNTRKKNKRPMPETYHSSTGTKISVGKNNKQNDYLTFKMAARNHIWLHTKDIPGSHVVIHSDSPDETTLTEAAILAAYFSKARESSSVPVDYTEVKQVKKPNGAKPGFVIYFEQKTLFVTPEEDLVRKLFG; translated from the coding sequence ATGGCATTTGACGGTTTATTTACAACAGCGATGGTTAACGAACTACAAGTTTTACAAGATGGTCGTATCTCTAGAATCCATCAACCGAACGGACATGAAGTCATTTTAACAATACGTTCGAAAGGTAAAAATTATCGACTGCTAGCGTCGATTCATCCTTCCTATTCGCGTATTCACTTCACAGAAGAAGCGATTACCAACCCACCTGAACCACCTATGTTTTGCATGGTACTTCGAAAGCATTTGGAAGGCGGATTTATTACCTCTGTTGAACAGTTTGAAACGGATAGAATTATAACGATGTCCATCCGTGCGAAAAACGAAATTGGAGACGATATCGACCGTAAACTGTACATAGAAATTATGGGGAGACATAGTAATATCATCCTTGTTGATCCAGCACGTGAGATGATTATCGACAGTTTGAAACATTTACCGCCATCGGTAAACAGTTATCGAACAGTCTTACCTGGTCAACCGTATATTCCGGCGCCACCCCAAGATAAAAACAATCCTTTTGCAACATCGGAAGAACAATTTGTAAGCTTACTTCCATCTATTGAAACTGGTCGCGACTTTGTACGGACCTTTTCTGGATTTTCTCCGATTAACGGAGAAGAACTTTTTCACCGATTACAAGGGGCAAACGATGAAAATCCTTATGCGGTATTTAAATCATTTCTCGCTTCTTTTAATACGATAAGTTGCAATCCAAATATAGCAGAAAAAGCGAATCGGACTGTATTCTCAGCGACAACTTTGTCACACGCCGATAAAACGATAGCCGAATTTAATACAGTAAGTGAACTGCTTGATAAAGTGTATTTCGAACGTGCAAAAAGAGAACGTGTCCGGTCACAAGCCGCTGACCTTGAACGTTGGTTAAACAATGAAATCACTAAGCTTAAAACAAAAATGGTGAAACTTGAAAAAGAGCAGAAATCCGCAGGAAAACTCGATACGTACCAATTATATGGGGAACTACTCACCGCAAATGGACACGCCATTCAAAAAGGGGCAACCGAGGCGACTGTTGATAACTATTATGAACAAGGAACGCAAATTACAATCCCACTTGATCCGCAAAAATCCGCATTTGAAAATGCACAGCGCTTTTTCTCGAGATATACAAAGGCCAAAAATGCTTTAGTGATGATTGCGGAACAACTAGAAATTACAAAGGATGATATCGAATACTTTGAAATGGTGAAACAACAAGTACTCCAAGCTTCACCAGACGATATCGCAGAAATACGTGAAGAATTGTATGAACTTGGCTATATGAAATCTCGTTCAAAAAATACTCGCAAGAAGAACAAACGACCGATGCCAGAAACCTATCATTCATCGACAGGGACTAAAATTTCAGTCGGAAAAAATAATAAACAAAATGATTATCTAACTTTCAAAATGGCTGCTAGAAACCATATTTGGCTGCATACAAAAGACATCCCAGGTTCTCATGTCGTCATCCATAGCGATTCACCAGACGAAACAACACTAACCGAAGCCGCAATATTAGCCGCTTACTTTAGTAAAGCACGCGAATCTTCATCAGTACCAGTTGACTATACAGAAGTTAAACAAGTTAAAAAACCAAATGGTGCAAAGCCAGGATTTGTCATTTACTTTGAACAAAAAACGTTATTTGTTACACCAGAAGAAGACTTAGTTAGAAAACTGTTCGGATAA
- a CDS encoding dihydroorotate dehydrogenase, which produces MNRLSVELPGLQLKNPIMPASGCFGFGQEYGKMYDLSLLGAIMIKATTLEPRLGNPTPRVAETPSGMLNAIGLQNPGLTGVMENELPWLEQFDVPIIANVAGTETADYVEVAKVISTAPNVHALELNISCPNVKEGGITFGTDPLIAEELTAAVKAVSKVPVYVKLSPNVTDVKEIALAVERGGADGITMINTLLGMRLDEKTGKPIIANVTGGLSGPAVKPVALKMIYEVSQIVNVPIIGMGGIMNAQDVIDFLSAGASAVAVGTANFVNPFVCPTIIEELPAKLDELGVEHISELVGRSYRS; this is translated from the coding sequence ATGAATCGATTGTCGGTTGAGTTACCAGGGTTACAATTAAAAAATCCAATTATGCCTGCTTCTGGCTGTTTCGGTTTTGGTCAAGAGTATGGAAAAATGTATGATTTATCATTACTCGGCGCAATCATGATAAAAGCGACAACGCTTGAGCCGCGACTTGGCAATCCGACGCCGCGGGTAGCTGAAACACCATCCGGCATGCTGAATGCCATCGGTTTACAAAATCCGGGACTAACTGGCGTCATGGAGAATGAACTACCGTGGTTGGAGCAGTTTGATGTACCAATCATTGCGAATGTCGCGGGAACGGAAACAGCGGATTATGTAGAAGTTGCGAAAGTCATTTCAACAGCACCAAATGTTCATGCACTCGAACTGAATATTTCCTGTCCAAACGTGAAAGAAGGAGGCATTACATTCGGAACGGATCCGTTGATTGCGGAAGAATTAACAGCAGCTGTAAAAGCTGTTTCAAAAGTTCCTGTTTATGTAAAGCTTTCACCGAATGTGACAGATGTAAAGGAAATTGCACTTGCGGTTGAAAGAGGCGGCGCGGATGGCATTACGATGATTAATACATTGCTTGGCATGCGGTTAGACGAGAAGACGGGAAAACCGATTATTGCGAACGTCACTGGAGGATTATCTGGCCCCGCAGTAAAGCCAGTTGCTTTAAAAATGATTTATGAAGTGAGTCAAATTGTCAATGTTCCAATTATTGGAATGGGCGGCATCATGAATGCACAAGATGTCATCGACTTTTTATCTGCTGGAGCCAGTGCTGTAGCGGTTGGAACAGCGAATTTCGTGAATCCTTTTGTCTGTCCTACGATTATTGAGGAACTGCCGGCGAAACTTGACGAATTAGGTGTCGAGCATATTTCTGAGCTTGTCGGAAGGAGTTACCGTTCATGA
- a CDS encoding dihydroorotate dehydrogenase electron transfer subunit, with the protein MIIQESMLVQSQREIAHNIFEMKLQGKLVQEIQAPGQFIHIRVSEAFDMLLRRPISIASIDQESDEITIIYRAEGDGTRSLSKRNEGDRVDVLGPLGNGFPIAETKAGEVAYLIGGGIGVPPLYELSKQLTAKGVTCVHILGFQSENVVFYEEEFKALGETYIVTVDGTIGTEGFVTTVMENLSEQFATYYSCGPQPMLKAVQEMYANKKGYLSFEERMGCGVGACFACVCKTTERAEANYIKVCSDGPVFPAGVIAI; encoded by the coding sequence ATGATTATCCAAGAATCGATGCTTGTTCAATCCCAGAGAGAAATCGCACACAATATTTTCGAGATGAAGCTTCAAGGAAAGCTAGTCCAAGAAATCCAGGCACCTGGCCAATTTATTCACATTCGTGTCAGTGAGGCATTTGATATGTTGTTAAGACGACCAATTTCGATTGCGTCCATTGATCAAGAGAGTGATGAGATAACGATTATTTACCGGGCGGAAGGCGATGGAACGAGAAGTTTATCGAAAAGAAATGAAGGCGATAGAGTTGACGTTCTTGGACCACTTGGAAACGGTTTTCCAATTGCGGAAACCAAAGCGGGAGAAGTCGCGTATTTAATCGGTGGGGGGATTGGGGTCCCTCCGCTCTATGAGTTATCGAAACAGTTAACGGCAAAAGGGGTAACTTGTGTCCATATCCTAGGCTTTCAATCGGAAAATGTTGTTTTTTATGAAGAGGAATTCAAGGCGCTTGGTGAAACGTATATTGTAACTGTAGATGGTACGATTGGAACAGAAGGCTTTGTCACAACAGTTATGGAAAATTTAAGTGAGCAATTTGCAACGTATTATAGTTGTGGCCCACAGCCAATGTTAAAAGCTGTGCAAGAAATGTATGCGAATAAGAAAGGTTATCTTTCATTCGAAGAACGAATGGGTTGTGGAGTCGGTGCTTGTTTCGCTTGTGTTTGTAAAACGACTGAACGCGCTGAAGCGAATTATATTAAAGTATGTTCAGATGGACCAGTATTTCCAGCGGGGGTGATTGCGATATGA